From Woronichinia naegeliana WA131, the proteins below share one genomic window:
- a CDS encoding IS1 family transposase: MSTLNKSSIDLLSDIGLPQEKEEALFQKNCPHCYSEKVKIHSHYQTKGNGERKMFICQECGSCFAETYGSVIAGLETPLSEIVKVLKARMEGIGLNAAARVFGYAKTTILNWEKKLSGLQETLFLYALVNEFVKLVIEGDELYTKVGKNKEASASEGWTIVLMERASRFIWHLKCGKKEQKLFLEAMMTVAELFEKSAESLQLFTDGEKRYSQLLFNICHEVLRTGKRGRPTKVLPKGMVVRLKNKSSKRRDSEGKLEKVETPKTEHPETTEKPEDKDVHANHVEAFNSSLRRYLAAFRRRTNTYAKSVVGLQRVLDIFWMVHNFVRSHFTTKKVPAVALGIIQKGLTWEDLLQIRLIC; encoded by the coding sequence ATGTCAACATTGAATAAAAGCTCAATTGACCTCCTAAGTGATATTGGCTTACCTCAAGAGAAAGAGGAAGCCTTATTTCAGAAAAACTGCCCTCATTGCTATAGTGAAAAAGTAAAAATACATTCTCATTACCAAACGAAAGGTAACGGGGAACGTAAAATGTTCATCTGTCAAGAATGTGGTTCTTGTTTTGCTGAGACTTATGGTAGCGTAATCGCTGGCTTAGAAACCCCATTAAGTGAAATTGTAAAAGTATTAAAAGCCAGAATGGAAGGAATAGGATTAAATGCAGCAGCCCGAGTATTCGGCTACGCAAAAACAACAATATTGAATTGGGAAAAGAAATTATCAGGATTACAAGAGACATTATTTTTATACGCCTTAGTGAATGAATTTGTTAAATTAGTAATAGAAGGGGATGAACTATACACAAAAGTTGGAAAAAATAAAGAAGCAAGTGCCTCTGAGGGGTGGACAATCGTGCTCATGGAAAGGGCTAGCCGCTTTATTTGGCATTTAAAATGTGGTAAAAAAGAGCAGAAATTATTTCTAGAAGCAATGATGACGGTAGCGGAATTATTTGAAAAGAGTGCAGAATCTCTCCAGTTATTTACAGATGGAGAAAAGCGATATAGTCAACTGCTATTTAATATTTGTCACGAAGTATTAAGGACTGGGAAGCGAGGTCGTCCCACCAAAGTATTACCGAAGGGTATGGTGGTAAGATTAAAAAATAAGAGTAGTAAACGTCGAGATTCTGAGGGTAAACTAGAGAAAGTAGAAACTCCGAAAACTGAACATCCTGAGACAACAGAAAAACCAGAAGACAAGGATGTTCATGCCAACCACGTTGAGGCATTTAATAGTTCTCTACGACGCTATTTAGCCGCCTTTCGTCGTCGAACAAATACTTATGCTAAATCTGTTGTGGGATTACAGCGAGTGCTAGATATTTTCTGGATGGTTCATAACTTTGTTCGCAGCCATTTTACGACGAAAAAAGTTCCTGCGGTAGCTCTCGGTATAATTCAAAAAGGGTTAACTTGGGAGGACTTACTCCAAATTCGCCTGATTTGTTGA
- a CDS encoding ISAs1 family transposase, giving the protein MLPNVKRHSHVIRSHWSIENSLHWVLDVTFNEDASRVRQGNAADNLGLLRRLSINLLKHEPSQKSLKMKRYLAAMDNNFLLQVLAASSRE; this is encoded by the coding sequence ATGCTCCCGAACGTCAAACGTCATAGCCATGTGATTCGTTCTCACTGGAGTATTGAAAATAGTCTGCATTGGGTTTTAGATGTCACTTTTAATGAGGATGCGAGTCGAGTGCGTCAAGGTAATGCGGCTGATAATTTGGGCTTGCTCCGTCGTTTAAGTATTAATTTGCTTAAACATGAGCCATCTCAAAAAAGCTTGAAGATGAAGCGTTATTTGGCGGCGATGGACAACAATTTTCTTCTACAGGTTTTAGCAGCTAGTTCACGGGAGTGA